The nucleotide sequence TTCGATTTCAAATCATTTAAAATGACCATCAATTCAGGCTCTCTGCAACAGTATCATATTGTTCTCTCGAAACAAATGAAGGTTCATGGCGATTATGTGTGCCCGATTTTTCCTGTTTTCACCCGATGAAGAAATCATGCGGCTGTTTCAGCTGGTGACGTTTCCACAGATCTCGCCACGATATAATATTGCTCCCTCACAGCCTGTCTTGGCCATCGTTCAAAATCAGGACGAGTACCAGGTCCGCCATTTCCAATGGGGATTCATCCCCGGGTGGTTCAAAAACCCGGCACCCGGACAGGCAATGATCAACGCGCGATCGGAAACCGCATCCTCGAAACCGGCATTTAAAAATGCGTTTCGCTACCGTCGCTGCCTGATTCCCGCCAACGGGTTTTATGAATGGAAAAGTACCGGAAACCGATCCCGGCAGGCCATGTGTGTGCGACTGCGTGAGGAACCACTGTTTGCGATGGCAGGGTTGTGGGAACAATGGCAGAGTCCCGATGGTACAGAACTCGATACCTGTACTGTCTTAACCACGGCCGCCAATCCTTTACTGGAGTCAATCCATCCACGGATGCCCGTCATTTTACATCCCGAACAGTACGCACGCTGGTTGAGTGCCGAATCGACGCCCGCTCCACAGCTGCAAAAAATACTACAGACTTACCCGGCTGAGGAGATGCAGGTTTATCCGGTCAGCTCACAGGTCAATAAGGTATCTCATGATTCGCCTGACTGTCTCACGCCGATTCAGGAGCAGAAGACTTTATTTTAAATAACTGTTGATTTCTGACAGACTGGATCAGGTCAGCGATTCGGGTGGTTCAAAGAGCGTCAAAACGGCATGCACGTCTTCAAAATGTTCAAACAGATAATCTGGTTCACACTGACGGAGTTCTTCCAGAGAGTAAACGCCGGTGGCAACCGCGATCACGTTGGCACCAATTGCACGTGCACACGTGATATCGTTGGGGGTGTCACCTAAGACCCAGACCGAAGTTCGTTCGAGCAACTCAGCCGCATGGCGTTCCCGGATCTGTCTTAACGCTTCATGAGCGACATCGTCCCGGTCGGCATGATGGTCGCCATAGGCACCGAAGTCGAAATATTGTTGCAGCTCATAGTGTGCCAGTTTCTGTTTCGCACCCTGTTCGAAGTTTCCCGTCAGCAGGCCCAGGTCAACATTTTCCTGTTGGGAAAGTGATTCCAGGATCTCCCGAATTCCGGGCAGAACTCGACCTTGCTGCTCCAGCAATTTTTCGGCAAGCAGTTTGAGATAACCCTGTTCAAAACGCTGTCGGTTTTCACTGGTATTGGCAATGTTGAAGAATTCAAACAGGTCAACCATGATCGAATGATCGGTACGGCCAGCCGTAGGTATACCTTCCACAGGTGCAGAAACCTGAAATACTTCTTCGAGCATATGTAGAATGGAACGTTGTCCAGCTCCACCGGTATCGATCAGTGTGCCATCAATATCAAACAGACAGACATGCATGGGAACCAACATTTTATGAGTGTATTGAATGAACGAAAAGTCTCTGTATTCTATACACGCTGGATGGCTTCGGAAATGCGGTTTCTCGAAACGGGCATGCCTCTTATTTCATGGCAGACGCGATTGACGACATCAGCATCAATCGTTGACAGGCTCTGTTCGAAACCTGCCAGCAATGCCAGGTCACAGATCTGATTGATTTTTTCAGGAATACCTTGACTGACTGACTGGATTTCCTGATATGCTGCAGCAGAAAAGAGATCAGTCTGGCAACCTGACCAGCTTAAACGTGACGTAATATAGCTCTCTGTGGTTTCCTGCTCAAAGCGATCCAGTTCGATCGACAGATCGGAAATACGGGAGAGAGTGTCTGCCTGCGGGAGGTTCATCTTATCCAGAGCGAGGACCAGCGATAAAGAAGGGAACTGCTGGTTGCCGACATGCAACAGTCGCTCAAGCGCGGGAATGCATTCCGTTCGAGCCTGATCAACATGGTCTAACAGTAGAATCTGACGTCCCTGCGTCAGCTGTAAGCCGTTCAGATAATCTGTCAGCTGTCGCCAGAGCTGCGGTAATTTTGTCTCGAAGGATGGTCCCAGACGTAAGCTGGCACAAACCTGCCAGATGAACTCTTCTTCTCCCAGACCGATCAGATCGATTAATTCAGACTGATGAGGGGTTCTCTTCAGTAAC is from Gimesia maris and encodes:
- a CDS encoding HAD family hydrolase, with the protein product MLVPMHVCLFDIDGTLIDTGGAGQRSILHMLEEVFQVSAPVEGIPTAGRTDHSIMVDLFEFFNIANTSENRQRFEQGYLKLLAEKLLEQQGRVLPGIREILESLSQQENVDLGLLTGNFEQGAKQKLAHYELQQYFDFGAYGDHHADRDDVAHEALRQIRERHAAELLERTSVWVLGDTPNDITCARAIGANVIAVATGVYSLEELRQCEPDYLFEHFEDVHAVLTLFEPPESLT
- a CDS encoding ExeA family protein, with protein sequence MYCDFWNLTQAPFNQRLDLEYFFESEIHEEALARLLYIADEQKKCGIFSGPAGTGKTLTLKVFEQLLKRTPHQSELIDLIGLGEEEFIWQVCASLRLGPSFETKLPQLWRQLTDYLNGLQLTQGRQILLLDHVDQARTECIPALERLLHVGNQQFPSLSLVLALDKMNLPQADTLSRISDLSIELDRFEQETTESYITSRLSWSGCQTDLFSAAAYQEIQSVSQGIPEKINQICDLALLAGFEQSLSTIDADVVNRVCHEIRGMPVSRNRISEAIQRV
- a CDS encoding SOS response-associated peptidase, which produces MCARFFLFSPDEEIMRLFQLVTFPQISPRYNIAPSQPVLAIVQNQDEYQVRHFQWGFIPGWFKNPAPGQAMINARSETASSKPAFKNAFRYRRCLIPANGFYEWKSTGNRSRQAMCVRLREEPLFAMAGLWEQWQSPDGTELDTCTVLTTAANPLLESIHPRMPVILHPEQYARWLSAESTPAPQLQKILQTYPAEEMQVYPVSSQVNKVSHDSPDCLTPIQEQKTLF